A single window of Leclercia adecarboxylata DNA harbors:
- a CDS encoding amino acid ABC transporter ATP-binding protein, whose translation MRASPEGHISITGVSKFFGRHKALDNVSLEIPPGSVTVILGPSGSGKSTLLRTINHLERVDEGFIQIDGDYIGYRREGNTLYELKEKAILKQRINVGYVFQNFNLFPHLTVLENLIEAPIAHKQLSRKEAVDRAYDLLDVVGLRDKADAWSRHLSGGQQQRIAIARALALRPRVMLFDEPTSALDPELVGEVLDVIKKLARSGTTLVVVTHEIGFAREVADQVVFMVDGKIVEQGSSDEVLNRPSHARTRQFLSKVL comes from the coding sequence ATGCGAGCCTCTCCTGAAGGACATATTTCCATTACCGGCGTCAGCAAGTTTTTTGGCCGGCACAAGGCGTTGGATAACGTCTCGCTGGAGATCCCGCCGGGCTCGGTGACGGTGATCCTCGGCCCGTCCGGCTCCGGTAAATCCACACTGCTGCGCACCATTAACCACCTCGAGCGCGTTGATGAAGGCTTTATCCAGATAGACGGGGACTACATCGGCTATCGCCGGGAGGGCAACACGCTGTACGAGCTGAAGGAGAAAGCGATCCTCAAACAGCGCATCAACGTGGGCTACGTGTTCCAGAACTTCAACCTGTTCCCGCACCTGACGGTGCTGGAGAACCTGATTGAGGCGCCGATTGCCCACAAACAGCTGAGCCGAAAAGAAGCGGTCGATCGGGCCTACGATCTGCTGGACGTGGTGGGGCTGCGCGATAAGGCCGACGCCTGGTCGCGGCACCTTTCCGGCGGGCAGCAGCAGCGCATCGCCATTGCCCGTGCCCTGGCATTACGCCCACGAGTGATGCTGTTTGATGAACCGACGTCCGCCCTTGACCCCGAGCTGGTGGGCGAGGTGCTGGACGTGATCAAAAAGCTGGCCCGCTCCGGCACTACCCTGGTGGTGGTGACCCATGAGATCGGCTTCGCCCGGGAAGTGGCAGACCAGGTGGTGTTTATGGTCGACGGCAAAATCGTCGAGCAGGGGAGCAGCGACGAGGTGTTGAACCGTCCGTCCCACGCCCGAACGCGGCAGTTCCTGTCCAAAGTGCTGTAA
- a CDS encoding amino acid ABC transporter permease — protein MNNVETIKVVPARYPLRTVGAIVALFVLAVVIQSVAFNPRWEWSVFARWFFDPVILEGVGQTLLLTLIGTALSVAIGGMLALARLSSSWLLSSLAWGYIWLFRSLPLIVVLIILYNFSYLYDTLSLGVPFTSITWGSFETINVLGQFSTAVVGLTLVQSAYTAEIIRGGFLGVDHGQYEAAAALGLPASRRTLRIILPQALRTILPSGFNEIISLAKGTAMVYVLAMPELFYTIQMIYNRTQEVIPLLMVGAVWYLVITTVLSAIQHLVERALARSERRSAVNTSRATRTRSVTTQTTQEPVHASLS, from the coding sequence ATGAACAACGTTGAAACCATCAAAGTGGTCCCGGCGCGCTACCCGCTGCGCACGGTGGGGGCGATTGTTGCGCTGTTTGTGCTGGCGGTGGTGATCCAGTCGGTGGCCTTTAACCCGCGCTGGGAGTGGAGCGTGTTCGCGCGCTGGTTCTTCGATCCGGTGATCCTTGAAGGGGTGGGGCAGACGCTGCTCCTGACCCTGATCGGCACCGCGCTCAGCGTGGCGATCGGCGGCATGTTAGCCCTGGCCCGACTGTCATCCTCGTGGCTGCTGAGCAGCCTCGCCTGGGGCTATATCTGGCTGTTCCGCTCCCTGCCGCTGATTGTGGTGCTGATTATTCTCTATAACTTCTCCTATCTGTACGACACGCTGTCGCTCGGCGTGCCGTTCACCAGCATCACCTGGGGCAGCTTTGAAACCATCAACGTGCTGGGGCAGTTCTCCACCGCCGTTGTCGGCCTGACGCTGGTACAGAGCGCCTATACCGCGGAGATCATTCGCGGTGGCTTCCTGGGGGTCGATCACGGCCAGTACGAAGCGGCGGCCGCGCTGGGTTTGCCGGCCTCGCGCCGTACCCTGCGCATCATCCTGCCGCAGGCGCTGCGCACCATTCTGCCGTCCGGGTTCAACGAAATCATCAGCCTCGCCAAGGGCACGGCGATGGTTTACGTCCTGGCGATGCCGGAGCTGTTCTACACCATCCAGATGATCTACAACCGCACCCAGGAGGTGATCCCGCTGCTGATGGTCGGTGCCGTCTGGTATCTGGTGATCACCACCGTGCTCTCCGCCATTCAGCATCTGGTTGAACGTGCTCTGGCCCGCAGCGAGCGCCGCTCGGCGGTGAACACCTCCCGCGCCACCCGCACCCGTTCCGTTACCACCCAAACCACACAGGAGCCTGTCCATGCGAGCCTCTCCTGA
- a CDS encoding GNAT family N-acetyltransferase has product MSDLFRDVSPEDADLQPIIEGLFGEYAARYGDYFSKDAEIELTEWYLAPQGLFIVLERDGKIIATGAYKPFDGQTAEIKRIWTDKSLRQQGLAARVVQELERRAVLAGYSQIYLTTGFRQPEAVRLYLSQGYAAQFDLTRDPEEYSQPPFDGRLRFTKTLVREAFSKSA; this is encoded by the coding sequence ATGAGCGACCTCTTTCGTGACGTTTCGCCGGAGGACGCCGATCTTCAGCCCATCATCGAGGGGCTGTTCGGCGAGTACGCGGCGCGCTACGGCGACTACTTCTCTAAAGATGCCGAGATCGAGCTGACCGAGTGGTATCTGGCGCCGCAGGGGCTGTTTATTGTCCTGGAGCGCGACGGAAAAATCATCGCCACCGGGGCCTATAAACCCTTCGATGGGCAGACCGCCGAGATCAAACGGATCTGGACCGACAAATCCCTGCGCCAGCAGGGACTTGCCGCCCGGGTGGTGCAGGAGCTGGAGCGCCGGGCGGTACTGGCCGGCTACAGCCAGATCTACCTCACCACCGGCTTTCGTCAGCCGGAAGCGGTGCGGCTCTACCTGAGCCAGGGCTACGCGGCGCAGTTCGACCTGACCCGCGACCCGGAAGAGTACAGCCAGCCGCCGTTCGACGGACGGCTGCGCTTCACCAAAACGCTGGTACGCGAAGCGTTCAGTAAATCGGCATGA